The following coding sequences lie in one Allorhizobium pseudoryzae genomic window:
- a CDS encoding glycosyltransferase family 4 protein: MNRHLVFAYPGCLETKTGGYGYDRHLIRDLTDLGWSIQTMSLGSGFPAPSALVLAEAERQLSALADGTLVLIDGLAFGVMADWASREASRLRLVALVHHPLGLETGVTAEQSERLLAGEARALSAVRHVFVTSHATARQVSALLSVPSEKVTAALPGTEPGAPAASGEAQPHILSVGSLTRRKGHDVLLQALSRLTHLAWRATIIGSPDLDPSTARQLAALTEELGLTDRVTLAGERPDVRAEMAKADLFVLASRYEGYGMVFAEALAHGLPIVGCHAGAVPDVVPQDAGRLVGVDDVNALADAIATLVADGELRRQMAAASRRAGLALPRWRDTAITVSNRLEEI; encoded by the coding sequence TTGAACCGCCATCTGGTTTTTGCCTATCCGGGCTGCCTTGAGACCAAGACCGGCGGCTACGGCTATGACCGGCACCTGATCCGCGACCTGACCGATCTCGGCTGGTCGATCCAGACGATGAGCCTCGGCTCAGGATTCCCGGCGCCTTCCGCCTTGGTTCTGGCCGAGGCCGAACGGCAGCTTTCGGCGCTTGCGGATGGCACGCTGGTTCTGATCGACGGTCTTGCCTTCGGCGTGATGGCGGACTGGGCTTCACGAGAGGCAAGCCGTCTGCGGCTTGTCGCGCTGGTCCATCATCCCCTCGGCCTCGAAACGGGCGTCACCGCCGAGCAAAGCGAGCGGCTTCTGGCAGGCGAGGCACGGGCGCTGTCTGCGGTGCGCCACGTCTTCGTCACCTCGCACGCGACGGCGCGGCAGGTCTCTGCTCTTCTTTCGGTGCCGTCGGAAAAGGTCACCGCCGCCTTGCCGGGGACGGAACCGGGAGCCCCTGCCGCATCGGGGGAGGCCCAGCCGCACATTCTCTCCGTCGGGTCGCTGACGCGGCGCAAGGGCCACGACGTGCTTCTTCAGGCGCTTTCCCGCCTTACGCATCTCGCCTGGCGCGCCACCATCATCGGAAGCCCCGATCTTGATCCTTCGACGGCGAGGCAACTTGCGGCTCTCACTGAAGAGCTCGGGCTGACGGATCGGGTCACGCTGGCCGGCGAACGGCCGGACGTGCGTGCCGAGATGGCCAAGGCCGATCTCTTTGTGCTGGCCAGCCGTTACGAAGGTTACGGCATGGTGTTTGCCGAGGCTCTCGCGCACGGACTTCCCATTGTCGGTTGCCATGCCGGCGCCGTGCCGGATGTGGTGCCACAGGATGCCGGGCGTCTCGTCGGCGTGGATGATGTCAATGCCCTCGCGGACGCCATCGCAACGCTGGTGGCCGACGGGGAGCTGCGCCGGCAGATGGCTGCGGCATCGAGGAGGGCAGGCCTTGCCCTGCCACGCTGGCGGGATACCGCCATCACCGTTTCGAACAGGCTGGAGGAGATTTGA
- a CDS encoding 6-pyruvoyl trahydropterin synthase family protein translates to MFAVEVRDHIMIAHSLPRPVFGPAQGMHGATFVVDAAFFTKELDEDGLAVDIGLATQTLSEVLKPLNYQNLDELEIFKGRVTTTEVLSKHIFDRLAEAVAEKKLGPGSHRICRLRVLLHESHAARGWYEADL, encoded by the coding sequence ATGTTTGCCGTCGAAGTCCGGGACCACATCATGATCGCCCACAGCCTGCCACGCCCGGTCTTCGGGCCGGCGCAAGGCATGCACGGCGCCACCTTCGTCGTCGATGCGGCCTTCTTCACGAAGGAGCTGGACGAGGATGGGCTGGCGGTGGATATCGGCCTTGCCACGCAGACGCTCTCCGAAGTGCTGAAGCCGCTGAACTACCAGAACCTCGATGAACTGGAAATCTTCAAGGGGCGGGTTACCACCACCGAGGTTCTGTCGAAACACATTTTCGACCGGCTGGCGGAGGCGGTGGCCGAAAAGAAACTCGGTCCCGGCAGCCACCGCATCTGCCGCCTTCGTGTTCTCCTGCATGAAAGCCATGCGGCGCGTGGCTGGTACGAGGCGGATCTTTGA
- a CDS encoding class I SAM-dependent methyltransferase, producing the protein MSGFDTSWLSLREPADRAARNPVLLRRLAAVLAEGERAPHVMDIGCGTGSTYRTLSARLPQATDWLLVDYDPALLGEASRLIGRPEVKTLQQDLTDLESLTLDGIDLLTASAFFDLCSLSFCEDLAARLAKHNVALYAALNYDGRIIWTNRHVLDIQIVRSFNRHQATDKGFGEALGPMATPHLKSVFQGLGYEVLTGDSPWRIGPGEEALHRAFVEGMVAPVLEMGDVDRASVESWRDQRLADIDQGGSCLVGHLDLLALPPR; encoded by the coding sequence ATGAGCGGCTTCGACACATCCTGGCTTAGCCTGCGCGAACCGGCGGATCGGGCTGCCCGCAACCCCGTTCTGCTGCGCAGGCTCGCGGCGGTGCTTGCCGAAGGCGAGCGCGCGCCCCACGTCATGGATATCGGCTGTGGCACCGGCTCGACCTATCGCACTCTCAGTGCCCGTTTGCCGCAGGCGACCGATTGGTTGCTGGTCGATTACGATCCCGCCCTTCTTGGCGAAGCCTCGCGGCTGATCGGCCGACCGGAGGTGAAAACCCTTCAGCAGGATCTCACCGATCTCGAGAGCCTGACCCTGGATGGCATCGATCTTTTGACCGCCTCTGCCTTCTTCGATCTCTGTTCGCTGTCGTTCTGTGAAGATCTGGCCGCACGGCTGGCGAAGCATAATGTCGCGCTCTATGCCGCGCTGAATTACGATGGCCGCATCATCTGGACCAACCGGCATGTGCTGGACATCCAGATCGTGCGCAGTTTCAACCGACACCAGGCGACAGACAAGGGGTTCGGCGAAGCGCTCGGCCCCATGGCGACACCGCATCTGAAAAGTGTGTTTCAGGGGTTAGGCTACGAAGTGTTGACGGGGGATAGTCCCTGGCGGATCGGCCCCGGCGAGGAGGCGCTGCATCGCGCCTTCGTCGAGGGCATGGTTGCCCCGGTTCTGGAGATGGGGGACGTGGATCGGGCCTCTGTCGAGTCCTGGCGCGACCAGCGTCTAGCCGATATCGACCAGGGCGGAAGCTGCCTGGTCGGTCACCTGGACCTTCTGGCTCTGCCGCCGCGCTGA